In Salvia hispanica cultivar TCC Black 2014 unplaced genomic scaffold, UniMelb_Shisp_WGS_1.0 HiC_scaffold_97, whole genome shotgun sequence, the genomic window TACCTATAATTGACATTATTGATGTTTtgtgttgatgtatttgttcAATAGGTATCGTATGGTGTTTGGTCCATTTACCGGGAAAGACAATCATGGGTGTCCTATTGCGTTTGGAGCTGGTTTCGTATCCGGTGAGAATTGTGATGCATTTTCATGGCTTTTCACTGTATTTGTTGAATGCATGGGTGTTGCTCCAAGAATCATAATCACTGACCAAGATTGGGGAATGAGGCTTGCcattgagaaggtattaccTGGTACAAGGCATCGTTTGTGTATGTGGCATATTATGAGCAAGTTATTTGAGAAGATACCTAAATCAATTTCTGATAGAGAAAAGTTTAGTAAGGAGTTTAAGTCTTGTGTTTGGTCAGAGTTGTTAGATCCGGATGAGTTTGATATATTATGGACTAGtattgttgaaaaatataGTGTAGAAGATCATAAGTGGTTTAAGGATATGTTTTTGATCAGACAGATGTGGATCCCAGCCTTCTTTAGAGATGTTCCTATGGGTTCTTTAATGAGAACAACATCTTTTTCAGAATCTGAAAACAGTTTTTTTAAGAGGTACTCGAAACCGTTGTTCAATTTTGCTGACTTCACTCTTCAGTATAACAATGCCATTGATGCTCAAAGGAATCAAACTGAAAGGCTTGACTATTATGATTCTGTAATCACTCCAAAATATGTCACTGATTTAGCATTTGAGAAGCAATTGGGATCTGTTTACACAGATAGGATGTTTAGAGTGGTACAAGATTTGATTGTTGAGGCTGATAAGAGTTGTCGGATGATTAGCATGTCCACATTGGAGAACATCGAGGTCTTCAAAGTTTCTGATGCTAGAAAGAAGATCTTTACAGTTAGACATGAGATAGAGACTGAGTCATatgaatgtgagtgtaaactATTTTTAAGGTGTGGTTATCTATGCAGCCACCTTTTTTTCATCCTCAGAAACAAAGATGTCAACAATATTCCAGAGAAATATGTTGGTAACCGTTGGCTTAAAAGTGAATTACTAAAGGCAGTTCATGGTCTCACAATTGATGAAAGTGCGTCTGACAGAGGTATGCAAACTGTTTTCTATAGATATTTCAGTTTAAGTTTTAGCATGTGTTGTTTAAGCTGTTGACATATCTTATATAGACTGTTGACATCTTATATatgctgttgacattttatatgtgCGCAGGTTCTAACAAAGATGACAAACTACAGATTGCTAACAGGTGTCATGGTCGTTACTTTGGTCTATATCAGCGTGCTTTTAGAAATAAAGATCATTTGATTGCTTTGGATAATTTGCTTGCGGGTATTGGTCCTCAAATCTTTAAAGATGACTGTGCTGGATCGTCTTCTCttgataaaaatgattcaatcaTGAACATATATGGTATTGTTGTTCCTGAAGAAATAACTGCCCATGCTCCAGATGTGGTTAGTACAAAAGGAGGTGCAAGTGACAAGAAAAGCAGGATTAAGTCAAGCATAGAGAAAGCAAttgaaaaagcaaataaacctCATAGGCGTTGTGGAAAGTGTCACAAAGTTACTGATCA contains:
- the LOC125200440 gene encoding protein FAR1-RELATED SEQUENCE 5-like; this translates as MDSSSYSESTSTNGGGSVIPICKPELRPYEGQKFSSLEEGISFYEKYAQECCFDCRRFGNRSSGGVIIFQYIVCNRQGFHTVDSLDVDVNVSEDGNVSDDDEVSSKKRRRRGTKRCGCGARISFKFFSDFGDKYYLVHQFVEEHNHTMVDKDHKRFMKGNRSLNDVHHKFVEDCTKANIGPTSTFNLLKEFFGGYDVVGCTLTDVRNCSRDIKEKLKEVDVQMILNQMQEKKRICEGFFYKYQLSPEDNKLVSLFWSDAESRKHYHMFGDVVAFDTTYSTNRYRMVFGPFTGKDNHGCPIAFGAGFVSGENCDAFSWLFTVFVECMGVAPRIIITDQDWGMRLAIEKVLPGTRHRLCMWHIMSKLFEKIPKSISDREKFSKEFKSCVWSELLDPDEFDILWTSIVEKYSVEDHKWFKDMFLIRQMWIPAFFRDVPMGSLMRTTSFSESENSFFKRYSKPLFNFADFTLQYNNAIDAQRNQTERLDYYDSVITPKYVTDLAFEKQLGSVYTDRMFRVVQDLIVEADKSCRMISMSTLENIEVFKVSDARKKIFTVRHEIETESYECECKLFLRCGYLCSHLFFILRNKDVNNIPEKYVGNRWLKSELLKAVHGLTIDESASDRGSNKDDKLQIANRCHGRYFGLYQRAFRNKDHLIALDNLLAGIGPQIFKDDCAGSSSLDKNDSIMNIYGIVVPEEITAHAPDVVSTKGGASDKKSRIKSSIEKAIEKANKPHRRCGKCHKVTDHNARSCGRKET